The nucleotide sequence TCTGAGGTCAGCTTGCACTCCTCTAAGGTCATGGAGGAACTTCTACCACTCTATTTGGACAAGGTGCACTCctttctttgattttgtttgTGTTATCAGCACATTTGAGGAGCTTTTAACATTGCCCGTTGTCCTCCGTAGGATCTATACCCAGTGGTGACGGGTGGGGTGTCTGAGactcaggagctgctgaagcagagGTTTGACCACATCTTCTACACCGGCAGCAGCACGGTGGGCAAACTGGTGATGGAGGCGGCAGCTCTCCACCTCACCCCCGTGACCCTGGAGCTGGGAGGGAAGAGCCCCTGCTACATCGATAAGGACTGTGACATCGCTGTGGCGTGCCGGTCAGCGTGAACTATAAACCAGGACTGTAAACGACTCATGTCAAATTTCTTACTTTATTTCTTGCCACTGACAGTCGAATCACTTGGGGAAAGTTCGTTAATTGCGGCCAGACGTGTATTGCCCCTGACTACGTCCTCTGTGAACCCTCCATCCAGAGCCGAGTCATAGAGGAAATAACCAAGAACATCAAGGTTGGTGCTTaatgttgtggggggggggggtgctttcaCCATTAGGCTTGAACTGTTGCTACTGGATTTATAAGATCACCAGCAGCCTTGggaaatatttcttttttcccctttttcacaTCTCATCACAGGAATTTTACACAGACAACCCGAAGACCTTCGATGACTATGGACGTATCATCAACCAGCAGCACTTTAAGAGGCTCGTGgctctgatgggggggggcaaggtTGCTGTTGGCGGCGACAGCGATGAATCTGAGTGCTATATTGGTAAATTCTTTACACATCTGAAGTGCTGGTGCCGCTCCATTACCACCTCATCCTGCTGTAAAAAGATCAATATATAATATCTATGTGCGTCTAGTCGCTTTttaaagacaccccccccctttCGGCTGTTTTCTTGCAGCCCCGACTGTGCTAAAAGATGTGACAGCAGAATCTAaggtgatgaaggaggagattttCGGGCCTCTGCTGCCCATCGTCAACGTGAGCGGCGTGGACGAGGCCATCCGGTTCATCAATGACAGAGAAAAACCTCTGGTTGTGTACGTCTTCTCCAACCAAAACAAGGTAAACAGGTCGGCAGGCAGCAGACATTTTGGCCGTTTTGTTGTTCTCCCTCACATTCAGAGGtgattgattgacagctgaTAAAGCGCCTGATAGCGGAGACGTCCAGTGGAGCCTTCCTGGCCAACGACTGTCTGGTGCACTTCACTGTCAACGCCCTGCCTTTCGGAGGAGTCGGTGAGTGGCGGATAGTTTCACCTGacctcctctgttgctcttGATACACCTGACTCACGCCATGGCGTGTTCAGGGAACAGCGGCATGGGCAGCTACCACGGCCGGCACACCTTCGACCAGCTCAGCCACCTGCGCAGCTGCCTGATCAAGCAGCTGAAGATGGAGAGGGTCAACTCCATGCGTTACCCGCCTCACACCGCCAAGAAGCTGGGCTGGGCCcgcttcttcctgctgcagcaggtcaACGTGTGCAGGCTGCAGCGCGTGGCCCTGATGGCGACGTTCATCGGCTTAGCTGCGTTTGTGGTGCAGGTACGGGACATAAACATTGACATATACTGGCACCTCACtgatgtttatgtttatgtttttcctgtttatgtCAGGAAGGGTGTGAGCTTCACGAaaagggcgtgtgtgtgtgagaacattaGTATACAAACGCACTTACCCAACATATGAGTACCCACCACTCCGCATACCCACAATCCCACATGCCTGTGACCTCACACAACAATGGCTTTGTCCCCTGCAGACAAAGCAGGGTGTTGTCCTGGAAATCTGCCCCCTCATCTGCCCTCTGCTCTTTAATTACCCAGCATGCTGCAGTCTTTTCTGCTAAATAGCCCCCTTTGTTTTGTCCCGTCCCAGCACCTTTGTTGACAGCACGTGCTGCCCTGCTGTCGCCCGCCGCTCAATCTAAACTCGAAAATCGCCGTTTCTTGCAGAGGTTCCTGAGGTGAGTGAAGCCGAGGAGCAGCTGGTTGAACTGGGAGGAAACCAGTGCAGGTGTGGGTGGACTCCAGCCTTCCCCCGGGTCCATAACATGTCTCACCAAAGTAGgcaattaaaaaaatgtgttacGTCAGACATTTCCTGTCCGTTACATGTAATGCTGCTACTTTACTGGCCTTTTAAATGGCTTTATAAAAATGAATTCCATCCTTGTGAAGCCTCTTTGTCAGTGCGTTTGTGGCCTTGCCCTTTAGTTTCTGATCACTCTGCCAACGCCGTGCTCATATTTACGACCTGGCAACGGCGGCCGGTACGTCGGCATACATTGACCCCCGCCGGTAAAAAATTAGCTCAACAAAAGGCTGTAAAGGCAGAAGCACAGAGATAATTTAGCATAGCACAAGCATGGACTGGTGTGTTTATCTGAGTGGGTGAGTCTAAGGGGGGTGTGGTGGAgccgggggggggcggggtctgGTGTTATCAAGGCTGTGGGTGTCTGAGGCGGTCAGAGCAGAGCTGGTGGTCACAGCGAGCGAGCAAACACCCAGGAAAATGATCCCGGCGCAGCCTGGCGTGGAATGAGAGTCAGCCGGCGTGTCGGACATTTGAGCGGCTGTGGGGTTGGAGCGGCGCGGGCCGATTGAGCGGAAGCCTTCGGAGAACCCACTGGATGCGTTTGGACCCCCACAGAGGTCAGTCAACTCTTTACCTGCTGCTCATCGGCGCTCAGGTCATTCAATATTTGATTAATCTTTAAAGAATGGATCATAATGAGTGTTTGTGCTGAACCTGTGCAGCAATAAACACATCAACATGCAACCGTGCCGCTGCTCCCCTACATAAACCTTTATAAGCATCTGGTGTGACTGTCTTGTTTATTGAGTTTATTTGGAGCCCCAGCCATGTTTATCCCTGTTTAAGTCAGAGATCTGCCTCCACTTATGGCTCCTTATCAGATAACTTTCATATTGGGCCAATTACAAAGACTTTATCAGCTTTTATCTTTCACGGGTCATTCTAAAGGGAATTTTACTGCTTTACTCTTCAACCGGGGAGGTCAGTGGGTGCATACGTGCCTCAGGTTGGCCATTTCTGTTgcgctttatttttatttccgcGAACACGTTAACTAACATTCGGATAGTTGAAGGCGACCGGCTGTTTCCACCTCTCCAGGCTGCTCTTGACCGGCTGTTTACATGGAGCGGCAGGCCCTGCAGCGGGCCAGGGAGGCCTTCCTGAGCGGCAGGACGCGAGCCGTGGagttcaggctgcagcagctccacgcGCTGCAGAAGATGATCACCGAGAAGGAGACGGACATCTCCTCCGCCCTCAAAGAGGACCTCAACAGGGTGCGTGGACACGTGGGCGCCCTGTGGTGGTTGTACTGATCTTACGCTGTGTTGAATATAATTCATTATT is from Takifugu rubripes chromosome 11, fTakRub1.2, whole genome shotgun sequence and encodes:
- the LOC101075274 gene encoding fatty aldehyde dehydrogenase-like, with product MSREELAVLRARRTFQTGKTKPLEFRLQQLKNLLRFVTERRKDIAAAVKKDLGRSEHGTELFETMGLEAEINLAVGKLAEWAAPRPVEKNLLTMSDEVYIQPEPLGVVLIIGAWNYPWAVTLQPLVGAIAAGNAAVIKPSEVSLHSSKVMEELLPLYLDKDLYPVVTGGVSETQELLKQRFDHIFYTGSSTVGKLVMEAAALHLTPVTLELGGKSPCYIDKDCDIAVACRRITWGKFVNCGQTCIAPDYVLCEPSIQSRVIEEITKNIKEFYTDNPKTFDDYGRIINQQHFKRLVALMGGGKVAVGGDSDESECYIAPTVLKDVTAESKVMKEEIFGPLLPIVNVSGVDEAIRFINDREKPLVVYVFSNQNKLIKRLIAETSSGAFLANDCLVHFTVNALPFGGVGNSGMGSYHGRHTFDQLSHLRSCLIKQLKMERVNSMRYPPHTAKKLGWARFFLLQQVNVCRLQRVALMATFIGLAAFVVQRFLR